The following are encoded in a window of Staphylospora marina genomic DNA:
- a CDS encoding DinB family protein translates to MSYEKVLLRFKKMNGFVQSLKEIPEEWWLMPIADGKWSPAEIIAHLIEWDRFLLDGRLDQLKPGRAVPSASEQVDGLNARAARWAREEASREEVLAAFHCVRTRLLRRLEAIPERDRKEPFAIRGRSLTLTEYLEGLADHEEYHQKQIEEFLRHRREK, encoded by the coding sequence TTGTCATATGAAAAGGTGTTGCTCCGTTTCAAAAAGATGAACGGTTTCGTGCAGTCTCTGAAAGAGATCCCGGAGGAATGGTGGTTGATGCCGATCGCCGACGGCAAGTGGTCTCCCGCGGAAATCATCGCCCATCTGATTGAGTGGGACCGGTTCCTGCTCGATGGTCGGCTGGATCAGCTCAAGCCCGGCCGAGCTGTGCCATCCGCCTCGGAGCAGGTGGACGGGCTGAACGCCCGGGCCGCCCGGTGGGCTCGGGAGGAAGCCTCGCGGGAGGAAGTGCTGGCGGCTTTCCATTGCGTCCGCACCCGATTGCTTCGGCGCCTGGAAGCGATTCCCGAGCGGGATCGTAAGGAGCCGTTTGCGATTCGGGGCCGCTCCCTGACGCTGACGGAGTATTTGGAGGGATTGGCCGATCATGAGGAATATCATCAAAAGCAAATCGAAGAGTTTCTCCGTCACCGCCGTGAAAAGTGA
- the holB gene encoding DNA polymerase III subunit delta' codes for MSWSALKHQPGALRMLTNALKTGRVAHAYCFHGPAGSGKKAAALELAKAVNCLEGREEACDQCVNCRRIDHGNHPDVVTLTPEGTVIRIDQLRALQQQFRYGAPPGVTRVVIMEEADKMRAEAANSLLKFLEEPSSPMIAVLITDQADSILPTILSRCQKVRFREPDPDHKEVRLSEEGVPDEWRRILAHLPDEAANRFREQPDAFCALVRRVIEWAGEILAGSSTALLPAQEEATAGDEGKHRLPLIMDLLVLWFRDLTRLRSGIDEPVFAGWKEELDKQSRLLPPARLLIALENALDTAVTLKRAHLQPQPVLEQMVLATQAGIRIADPEE; via the coding sequence TTGTCATGGAGTGCCCTGAAACATCAGCCGGGGGCATTGCGGATGCTGACCAACGCGCTCAAAACCGGCCGCGTGGCCCATGCGTACTGTTTTCACGGACCGGCGGGCTCGGGAAAAAAAGCGGCGGCCCTGGAATTGGCCAAAGCGGTCAACTGCCTGGAGGGCCGGGAAGAAGCATGCGATCAATGCGTCAATTGCCGAAGAATCGACCACGGCAATCATCCGGACGTGGTGACGCTCACACCGGAAGGAACCGTGATCAGGATCGACCAGCTCCGCGCCCTGCAGCAACAGTTCCGATACGGCGCCCCTCCGGGAGTGACCCGCGTGGTGATCATGGAGGAAGCGGACAAAATGAGGGCAGAAGCGGCCAACAGCCTGCTCAAATTCCTGGAGGAACCGTCTTCCCCGATGATCGCCGTCCTGATCACCGATCAGGCGGATTCCATCCTGCCCACGATCCTCTCCCGCTGTCAAAAAGTGCGGTTCCGGGAGCCGGATCCGGATCATAAAGAGGTCCGACTGTCGGAGGAAGGCGTGCCCGATGAGTGGAGGCGCATCCTCGCTCATTTGCCGGATGAAGCGGCAAACCGGTTCCGGGAGCAGCCGGATGCGTTTTGCGCCCTCGTCCGCCGGGTCATCGAATGGGCCGGGGAAATCCTGGCGGGTTCATCGACGGCCCTGCTTCCGGCCCAGGAAGAAGCAACAGCGGGAGACGAAGGAAAACATCGGCTCCCGTTGATCATGGACCTGTTGGTGCTGTGGTTCCGGGATTTGACAAGGTTGCGTTCGGGCATCGACGAACCCGTCTTTGCCGGATGGAAAGAGGAACTGGACAAACAGTCGCGACTCCTCCCCCCGGCGAGGCTGCTCATCGCTTTGGAAAACGCGCTGGATACCGCGGTGACGCTGAAAAGAGCCCATCTGCAGCCTCAGCCCGTTCTTGAGCAAATGGTGCTGGCAACACAGGCAGGCATTCGCATCGCCGATCCGGAAGAATAG
- a CDS encoding two-component system sensor histidine kinase NtrB, with translation MNMMDTNVQILTGNDEQRSYHALPLFPVTTSEQIASRLIAEIHVGIILLDQCQTIVEINQAACDLLGIPRSSALDRSWEEVVALLDLAAAERERFAEFPGKNPRERKKSEVYWNIGGTPRYLALTVQPFTGDDGEVGGQVLTIENVTEIRSLELQVQRNNRLATIGQIAAGTAHEIRNPLTAIRGFLQVIGHRLKENGQQKEQGYIEIMLKEIGRISNMVGEFLLLSKPRQVDLQTVSVNKVLKEILPIIKNEALLHNVDMQIDKKLPVNPMVMANGEQLKQVFLNLCKNAIEAMEDGGLLTIRLSLRESEDRLMVEISDTGPGIPDTQKVFEPFYTTKENGTGLGLPICRQILSEIGGTIELTSSSSGTVVLVGLPLVQS, from the coding sequence ATGAATATGATGGATACGAACGTTCAGATCCTGACAGGAAACGACGAACAAAGGTCATATCACGCGCTACCCCTTTTTCCCGTGACCACCAGTGAGCAAATCGCTTCCCGGCTGATCGCCGAGATCCACGTCGGCATCATTCTTCTTGATCAATGTCAGACGATCGTGGAAATCAACCAGGCGGCGTGCGACTTGCTGGGAATCCCGAGATCGAGCGCTCTGGATCGCTCCTGGGAAGAAGTGGTGGCGCTTCTTGATTTGGCTGCGGCGGAACGTGAGCGGTTTGCGGAATTTCCGGGGAAGAACCCGCGGGAACGGAAGAAATCCGAAGTGTACTGGAACATCGGCGGCACTCCCCGTTATCTGGCCCTGACCGTCCAGCCGTTCACGGGAGACGACGGAGAAGTCGGAGGTCAGGTTCTCACCATCGAGAACGTGACGGAGATCCGGTCGCTGGAACTTCAGGTTCAACGGAACAACCGGCTGGCGACCATCGGTCAGATCGCGGCCGGTACCGCTCATGAAATTCGAAATCCGCTGACCGCCATCCGCGGATTCCTGCAAGTGATCGGTCATCGGCTGAAGGAGAACGGACAGCAGAAAGAACAGGGATACATCGAAATCATGCTGAAAGAGATCGGACGCATCAGCAACATGGTGGGGGAATTCCTGCTCCTGAGCAAACCGCGTCAGGTCGATCTGCAAACGGTCAGCGTCAACAAAGTGCTCAAGGAGATCCTGCCCATCATCAAAAATGAGGCTCTTCTCCACAACGTCGACATGCAGATCGACAAAAAGCTGCCGGTCAACCCGATGGTGATGGCCAACGGGGAACAGTTGAAGCAGGTGTTCCTCAACCTGTGCAAAAACGCCATTGAGGCGATGGAAGACGGGGGTTTGCTCACCATCCGGCTCTCTCTCAGGGAGTCGGAGGACCGGCTGATGGTGGAGATCAGCGACACGGGGCCGGGAATCCCCGATACCCAAAAAGTGTTTGAACCGTTTTACACCACCAAGGAGAACGGTACGGGACTGGGACTTCCCATCTGCCGCCAGATCCTGAGTGAAATCGGCGGCACCATCGAGTTGACTTCATCGTCGTCCGGCACCGTGGTCCTGGTGGGACTCCCTCTGGTTCAGTCATGA
- the dnaX gene encoding DNA polymerase III subunit gamma/tau yields MFGLSYRALYRVWRPQRFDDVVGQEHVTQTLKNALREGHLSHAYLFHGPRGSGKTSAAKILAKAVNCLNGPAPEPCNDCEICKRITEGSVMDVIEIDAASNRGVDEIRELRDKVKYAPSEVRYKVYIIDEVHMLTTEAFNALLKTLEEPPGHVIFILATTEPHKLPPTIISRCQRFSFRRHTAEQIVGRLRFVLESMNVNHEERALWAVAKAADGGMRDALSLLDQALAYAGETLDEESVLSVTGAADGRMVVELFRTVMAGKTADALQRLNDCFREGMEPDRLVDEWIRLVRDLLLYKAAPGLEDLKMSLSMYGDLPELAETLSIGRLSGIIDQLSQTARQMKWSTHPRFLLEAAIIRMTGSDGGEAPIASSEWARLEARVRELEQKLARLQEGQGFQSGPGKTAESPAKPVRTSELRDSGGSVALEQWVRETVPARLAEIRKAWPEILHRVKEEKIMVHAWLVDGEPVGATPDSVIVGFKSKIHRETTEKQAHKELIQRVLSQVTGQPLKLRTVMTADWKRVASRRASESDEGSADEEESSADVVKRAVELFGEQLVKVMDT; encoded by the coding sequence GTGTTTGGATTGTCCTACCGAGCACTGTATCGGGTTTGGAGACCGCAACGATTCGATGATGTGGTGGGCCAGGAGCATGTGACCCAGACACTGAAGAATGCCCTTCGCGAAGGGCATCTTTCCCATGCCTATCTGTTTCACGGACCTCGCGGTTCGGGCAAAACGAGTGCCGCCAAGATTCTGGCCAAGGCGGTCAATTGCCTGAACGGCCCCGCTCCGGAACCGTGCAACGATTGCGAAATCTGCAAGCGCATCACGGAAGGAAGCGTCATGGACGTGATCGAAATCGACGCCGCTTCCAACCGCGGTGTCGATGAAATCCGGGAATTGCGGGACAAGGTGAAGTATGCTCCCTCGGAGGTTCGGTACAAGGTCTATATCATCGATGAAGTCCACATGTTGACCACGGAAGCGTTCAACGCGCTCCTCAAGACATTGGAAGAACCCCCGGGTCACGTGATTTTCATTTTGGCCACCACCGAACCGCACAAGCTGCCCCCCACCATCATTTCCCGATGCCAACGTTTCTCGTTCCGGCGCCACACGGCCGAACAGATCGTGGGCAGGCTCCGCTTTGTGCTCGAATCGATGAACGTCAATCATGAAGAACGGGCGCTCTGGGCGGTGGCCAAAGCGGCCGACGGCGGGATGCGCGACGCGCTCAGTTTGCTGGACCAGGCACTTGCCTACGCGGGGGAAACACTCGATGAGGAATCGGTTCTCTCCGTGACCGGTGCGGCCGACGGCCGGATGGTGGTGGAACTGTTCCGGACCGTGATGGCCGGAAAGACGGCCGACGCCCTTCAACGGTTGAATGATTGTTTCAGAGAAGGAATGGAACCGGACCGGCTGGTCGACGAATGGATCCGACTGGTTCGGGATTTGCTTCTTTACAAAGCGGCTCCCGGCCTGGAAGATTTGAAAATGTCTCTTTCCATGTACGGGGATCTGCCTGAATTGGCCGAAACCCTGTCCATCGGACGGTTGAGCGGCATCATCGATCAATTGTCACAAACGGCCAGACAGATGAAGTGGTCGACCCACCCCCGCTTTTTGCTCGAAGCAGCCATCATTCGCATGACGGGATCGGACGGCGGCGAAGCTCCGATTGCCTCTTCCGAATGGGCGCGCCTCGAGGCGAGAGTTCGCGAGCTGGAGCAGAAGCTGGCCCGGTTGCAGGAAGGGCAAGGATTCCAGTCGGGACCGGGAAAAACCGCCGAATCTCCGGCAAAACCCGTTCGAACGTCCGAACTTCGCGATTCGGGAGGATCCGTCGCGCTGGAGCAATGGGTTCGGGAGACGGTGCCCGCCCGTTTGGCGGAAATCCGAAAGGCATGGCCGGAAATTCTTCACCGTGTGAAAGAAGAAAAAATCATGGTTCATGCCTGGTTGGTGGACGGGGAGCCGGTCGGGGCGACGCCGGACAGTGTCATTGTCGGTTTCAAAAGCAAAATCCATCGCGAAACGACCGAGAAACAGGCTCACAAGGAACTGATCCAGCGAGTGCTGTCCCAGGTGACCGGTCAACCGCTCAAACTTCGGACGGTGATGACGGCGGACTGGAAGCGGGTGGCCTCCCGAAGGGCTTCGGAATCCGACGAAGGATCGGCCGACGAGGAGGAATCTTCCGCTGACGTGGTGAAACGTGCGGTGGAATTGTTCGGGGAACAACTGGTCAAGGTGATGGATACCTGA
- a CDS encoding YbaB/EbfC family nucleoid-associated protein, producing MRNMNQMMKQVKKMQQEMVKAQQELEQKEVTGTAGGGVVKVRMNGHKQLLGVEIAPEAVDPDDVEMLQDLITAAFNDAMKQVDELVAKGLGKFTGGLNIPGLF from the coding sequence ATGAGAAACATGAATCAAATGATGAAGCAAGTGAAGAAAATGCAACAGGAGATGGTCAAGGCACAGCAGGAGTTGGAGCAGAAGGAAGTGACCGGAACGGCGGGCGGAGGCGTGGTCAAGGTTCGCATGAACGGTCACAAGCAACTCCTCGGCGTGGAAATCGCTCCGGAAGCGGTGGATCCCGACGATGTGGAAATGCTCCAGGACCTGATCACCGCCGCTTTCAACGACGCCATGAAACAGGTGGATGAATTGGTGGCCAAAGGCCTCGGGAAGTTCACCGGCGGTTTGAATATTCCCGGGCTGTTCTGA
- the recR gene encoding recombination mediator RecR has translation MYIPEPISKLIEGFMRLPGIGPKTAQRLAFHVLTMDEEDVMDLAKALMRAKRDLFTCSVCGNITDSDPCFICADKSRDRSVICVVQDTKDLLAMERTREYSGLYHVLHGAISPIEGIGPEELKIPLLLKRLEDETVKELILATNPNIEGEATAMYLSRLVKPFGLKVTRIAHGLPVGGDLEYADEVTLAKALEGRREL, from the coding sequence TTGTACATTCCTGAACCGATATCCAAATTGATCGAAGGCTTCATGCGCCTTCCCGGCATCGGTCCGAAAACGGCACAGCGCCTGGCTTTTCACGTCCTGACGATGGATGAAGAGGATGTGATGGATCTGGCCAAGGCGCTCATGAGGGCCAAACGGGACTTGTTCACCTGCTCCGTCTGCGGCAACATCACGGACAGCGATCCTTGTTTCATTTGTGCGGACAAAAGCAGGGACCGGTCGGTGATCTGTGTGGTGCAAGACACCAAGGACCTTTTGGCGATGGAGCGCACCCGGGAATATTCCGGGCTTTATCATGTGCTGCACGGGGCCATTTCCCCGATCGAAGGGATCGGTCCTGAAGAATTGAAGATTCCGCTGTTGCTCAAGCGGCTCGAAGATGAAACGGTCAAGGAACTGATTCTTGCCACCAACCCCAACATCGAGGGAGAGGCCACCGCCATGTACCTGTCCCGACTGGTCAAACCGTTCGGGCTGAAGGTCACCCGGATTGCACACGGCTTGCCGGTCGGCGGGGATCTGGAATATGCCGATGAAGTGACGTTGGCCAAGGCGCTTGAAGGAAGGCGGGAATTGTGA
- a CDS encoding pro-sigmaK processing inhibitor BofA family protein, whose translation MESLKWWAIAGAGGLLVLMAASRSVVRPLRWIWYGLISAAVGALVLFVVNLLGQAIHLHIPINPVTALIAGVLGIPGVCYLAAVQWIWFAG comes from the coding sequence ATGGAAAGCCTCAAATGGTGGGCGATCGCGGGAGCAGGCGGGCTTTTGGTGTTGATGGCGGCTTCCAGGTCGGTGGTCCGTCCGCTCCGATGGATCTGGTACGGCCTGATTTCCGCCGCGGTCGGAGCGTTGGTGCTGTTCGTGGTCAATCTGCTTGGTCAAGCGATCCATCTGCATATTCCGATCAATCCGGTGACGGCGTTGATTGCGGGAGTTTTGGGGATTCCCGGAGTCTGTTATCTCGCTGCCGTTCAATGGATTTGGTTTGCGGGATAA